The following coding sequences lie in one Portunus trituberculatus isolate SZX2019 chromosome 26, ASM1759143v1, whole genome shotgun sequence genomic window:
- the LOC123509096 gene encoding uncharacterized protein LOC123509096 yields MGGEDNCTYLTVGKTITSVSASVPTAHHLYVDGSLQADGTAACAVFSSTVEPPRGDGWVGRRLPNASSSIYCELNGLLDAVTILTERGLDGVIVCDSKSALHALSSPRPAYDHVVRDILCRLATARDSALVVSFLWVPSHVGLTANDTVDGLAKAACGLPLPAVRAAPSLRCYRNTLFSAVNVLTVNRRNTERADSVSIHTAL; encoded by the coding sequence accATCACCAGCGTGTCTGCCTCGGTTCCCACTGCACACCACCTATACGTGGACGGTTCACTGCAGGCGGACGGGACTGCAGCGTGTGCCGTGTTCTCCTCTACTGTGGAGCCCCCACGGGGGGATGGGTGGGTTGGCCGTCGTTTACCCAACGCGTCGAGTTCCATCTACTGTGAGCTCAATGGCCTATTGGACGCTGTTACCATCCTTACTGAGAGGGGACTGGACGGGGTGATCGTCTGTGACTCTAAGTCTGCCCTTCACGCCCTTTCATCTCCAAGACCTGCTTATGACCATGTAGTGCGAGACATATTGTGTCGGCTGGCCACTGCCCGTGACAGTGCTTTAGTTGTGTCCTTTCTATGGGTGCCGTCTCACGTGGGACTCACGGCTAATGATACTGTGGACGGTCTTGCTAAGGCTGCGTGTGGTCTCCCCTTGCCTGCAGTGCGTGCCGCGCCCTCCTTACGGTGCTACAGAAATACACTGTTTTCTGCTGTTAATGTCCTGACAGTGAATCGTAGGAACACCGAGCGTGCTGATAGTGTATCCATCCATACAGCATTATGA